A single window of Rhizophagus irregularis chromosome 28, complete sequence DNA harbors:
- a CDS encoding uncharacterized protein (SECRETED:cutsite_SYS-YP; SECRETED:prob_0.8728); SECRETED:SignalP(1-22): protein MMFVQNLGLLIILLSVINTSYSYPEHRVAFNPRGYTEAINKICIHWYDYHQNEISTECNIPVGGPSSKTSPVWSIGYKLSIHTESGTIHNGPFFWWDGWVNGIYCNDIHIHLKGGGFIIKDSFKMAIVYDKCFWE, encoded by the coding sequence atgatgttcgtacaaaatttaggattattgataattttattatctgttatcaATACTTCCTATTCATATCCCGAACATAGAGTAGCGTTTAATCCACGAGGATATACTGAggctataaataaaatatgcatTCATTGGTACGATTATCATCAAAATGAGATATCGACTGAATGTAATATACCAGTTGGAGGCCCTTCATCAAAGACATCTCCAGTTTGGTCAATAGGATATAAACTCTCTATACATACAGAAAGTGGTACAATTCATAATGGACCATTTTTTTGGTGGGATGGCTGGGTAAATGGGATATATTGTAACGATAtacatattcatttaaaaggtggtggttttattattaaagattcttttaaaatgGCTATAGTTTATGATAAATGTTTCTGGGAATAA